The DNA sequence CACGACAAAGGGTCCAGACAGCCTCGCCGACAACGGCATTCACCTCTACTTTCAGGTGTCGGGCGCACCGGCTGACGTGATGAAGGCCTACCAGGCCGCACTCGAAGCCAAGAAGTGGGACGTGACCAGCGTGGTGACCTCCGACAGCGGCGCCACTTACACCGGAACCAACGGTGCGGCCTACAGCGTGGTCGACGGCGGTGGTTACCAGGACAAGACCTACATCGACGTCTGCGCCTGGCCGGCCAAGCCCGCCGATCCGAACTGCAAGCGCAGCGATCGGTAGGAAAAACCCTCCTGCCCATGGATTTTCGAAACCGACGCCGTCGGCGGTTCGTTGGCGTTGTGGCGGTGCTGGTGGTTCTCGTCGCCGCCGTGGTCGCCGTCCGCTACGTCAACCGTCCGCGCCCCACGCCCAGCGCGGCGCCGCGCAGCACCTCGAGCCTGCTGGTCGTGACATGGGGTCCGAGCCTGTGCTCGCTGGAGAGGTCCAACCCGGGCTGCCGCAGTGGCCACGTCGGAGGGCTGGGACCGGCGTTGATCCTGCACGGTCTGTGGCCGCAGCCCACCAGCGAGCAGTACTGCGCGCTGCCGGCCGGCCCGCGGGATCTGTCGTCGCTGAACCTGCCCAAGGATCTTCAATCCGATCTGCAGTCGAAGATGTCCGATGTCGGCATCATGGCGCCGCACGAATGGAAGGCGCACGGCAGTTGCTCGGGGGTCCCACCCGCGGTCTACTTCCGGGTCTCCTCGTCCCTGGCCGATCAGGCGGTCGCCGTTCTCGACCCGGTATTCCGCGGTACCGACCGAGTGTCGATCGAGGCGATACGGGCGGCGGTGGACACCGGATTCGGCGCCGGAGCGGGTAAGCGGGTCACCCTGGTCTGCCGCGACACCGACCGCGGGCCGGTCGCCTACGAGGTTCGGCTGTCACTTCCGCCGGTTGCCGATCTCGCCGCCGCAGCCACCCTGTCATTGGGTGCCGTGATCACCCAGGGCCCAACTCTTTCCGGCGGCTGTCGGCGCGGAAGCGTGCCCCGGTAGCCGGGCGAACTTGGTATCGGTAGCCGACCGGGTGCAGTCGACTTGGCGGGACGACGCCACCGCGGCGCCGTATCCGTGAAAGGACGACAGATGAAGATCCTGCCCCCCGCCGTCGAGCAGTACATCGCCCGTGTGGACCGTCAGAAGAGCCTCGCCATCGCGATCGGCTCCGGGCTGACGGCGCTGTGGTGCGCCTACCGGGTCGTGTGGGCCCTGTACCTGGCGGTGACCTACAACTTCCTGTTCGGGTCGCTGATCTTCTCGGTGATCCTGTGGGGGGTCATCGGCGTCGCCGCCACCCTCGCCGCGGTCGCGTTCTACACCCAGTACTCCACAGGCCCGGCCGGCCCGGCCGGCCCGGCCGGCGATCCGACCAACGAGCTCTGAACGCCGATCAGGGCAGGACGGTGTGCATCAGCATCACGTTGTACGCCGACCACAGCGAGAGGTTGTAGTACAGCTCGCGACCCGTGGACCACGGATGCAGGAACGGCGCATAGATGCCGCCGGGGAATTGCATGGATGACACGAGCATCTGCTCGGGTCCCCATGGCCCCTGCGGCGCCGGCGCGGTCCGCATCACGACATCGTTGTTGCCGTTGCAGTACAGCACCAGGTATTGCTTGAGATAGGTGTTGAACTGCGCCGACATCTCGCCAACAGGACCGGGGATGACCGGTGTGGCGGCGCCGGGGTTGCCCGCAACCCAGGAGTTGCTGTCCGAACTCCAGTACTCGTATTTGCTCAGATCCGGGATCAGGGCGGGCTGAACCCGCGCGATGAACGCCGAACCGCTACGCCCGTTCGGTGTGCCGAACGTGTAGAGGTAGGGGTCGCCGGGGCCGGGCTTAAGGAAGGCGCCCATCTGGAAGTTCTCGTTGCCGCCGCCCGGGGTGCGCACGGTGTTGGGATAGACACCCCAGGTCTCGCCGTTGTCGCTGGAGACCGCGATCGCCGAGTAGTTGGTGGTCCACGCGCCGTTGGCATCCCAGCTCTTGATGGACATGAAGTTCATGAACTGCTTGCCGCCGAAGCCGACACCGGCGGTGGGGATGATGCCGGTCTCCTCCGGGGCGGCGTTGATGCTGTTGATCACCTGCTTGGAAATGCCCTGGCGCCAGACCGGCGAGCCGGAGTAGGGATTGCCGGGCACGCCGTCGGCGACTGAGATGGTGTTCGCCAATGACCGGTCCTGGGTGCGGAAGAGGACGTTGTAGCGCCACTGCTTACCGGGAATCTGGCAGTAGCCGTTGGTGTCGCCGAACGCCATCAGCACCTGCTGGTTGGCGGGATCGCCGTTGTCCCACATGATTCCGAGGTCGGTGCCGGTGACAGCGAAGCGCTGGATGGTCCTGTTCGGGCTGTCCGGACCGGTGACCCAGCCGACGAGTGACGTGCCGGCCGGGGCATTGGACGGCGCGGGCTGGGCCGCCGGTGCGGGGGCGGGTGCGGGGGCGGGTGCCTGCTGGGCCGCCGGAGGCGTCTGGGTGGTGGTGCCGGGCTTCACCGGTGCGACGGCGCCCTGCTTTTGCACCTGACCCGAATTGGGGATGAGCGCCTTGATGATCGCCAATGGCAACTGGCCGAGTTTGGGCAGCGGGGCCTCGTCGTTGGCGCCGGCCGGTTTGTGTCCGATCGGACGGTCGAACGGGGCGATTCGCGACGGGTTCGGAATCTCGAAGGCTTGGTTGGGCAGCGGCTGCGCATCGGCCGATGCGCCCTGGCACGGCTCGGCCGACGCCGGTGGCGCCACGCACAGCGAGGCACACAGACCAAGGACGAGCACCGACGCCGTCGGTCGCGCGGGAATGCGGAGACGCGGCGCCACAGCACACCTTTCGAAGGGGCGAGACGTCCCAGTGACGCCAACGATTGATGCATGTGACGATAGGGATTGGTGGGACTTCTGTGACCGGTGGTGCGCGAAAAGGTATCCATCCGTGACCGTGTCGCAACCACCGCATCCGGTTACCGGCGAACGAACTTCCGGCCACGAAAAATCGACGTTTTGCCAACTTCTGCGTCGCACTGGGCAGACTGGAAGCGTGATTGCCCGCACGACAGCACTGGTGGCTGCGCTGTTCGCCGCCGCCGCCCTTGCGGTGGCCCCCAGTTCGGCCGCCCCCGGAGACCCGCCCGGCGCGCTGACATTCGGCGGTCTGCAGCGCACCTATGTGCTGCACGTCCCGGCGGGTCTGGCCCACCCCGCCGGGTTGGTGATCAACCTGCACGGAGCCGGGCAGACCGGGGCGGTGCAGGCGGGGGTGAGCAACTACAACGCCGTCGCCGACCAGTACGGGTTCGTCGTGGCCTACCCCGACGGCATCGACATGAGCTGGGCCGACGGCCGGGGCGCCTCACTGCCCGATCGGCAGGGGGTCGACGACGTCGGATTCCTGGCCACCCTCATCGACCAGCTCACCCGTGACTTCGGCATTCCGCCGGGCCGGGTCTTCGTCACCGGGATGTCGGCCGGGGCGTTCATGGCCAACCGATTGGCGTGCGATCGTGCCGACCTGGTGTCGGCCGTCGCGCCGGTGGCCGGCACGCTGAGCATGAGCATCGGGTGCAACCCGTCACGACCGGTGTCGGTGCTGGCAGTGCACGGCACCGCGGATCCGGTGGTGCCCTACACCGGCGGGGCGATGGTCGGCCGCGGTGGTCCCAGCGACGTCGTCAGCGCACCCTCGATGGCGCAACGGTGGCGTGCGCTCGATCAATGCCCCGGCGACCCCGCGGCCGACCCGGCCGGATTCACCGCGACCGGCTGTGCCGGTGGAACGAGGGTGGAATTCGTCAGCCTCGACGGCGGCGGACACGTCTGGCCCACCGGACCGGCATTCAACGCCTCGGCGGCCACCGGCCAGTTCTTTTCCACCGTGGCCTGACGAATTCTCTTGTTGCACAAGGTATATCAGTCGATTGACTGCCAGGTGCTCTCGAGCCACTGCAGGTAGCCGTGGTCGGCGGCACTCAGCGTGCTGACCACTATTGGGATGTGTGTGCGCCGCTCGGGGGTGTGTGGACGGTGCGGGCGCTGATGCCAGGCGTCGGTGCCCTCCCGGGCCCGCCAGTAGGCGTCACTCGCGCTGGGAAAGCGCGACGACCGCCGTGCCCGGGAGACCTCGGCGAGGCTGCCGTCGGGCTGCAGGAACCACAGTCTCCGGTCTTCGCCCACCAAGAGTGGACGGGCCCGCTTGCCCTGCCGTGGCACGTGGTGGTGCGCCCAAGCCGCCAACGCCTGCAGGTCGTCACACACCGCGTACGGCGGAATGCCCGGCAGGAAGAACCACGTCGCTTCGAACACCTCGGCCATCGCGCAACGGTAGCGACGGGCACTGACAAGACACTGACAAGATCAGCCAGGATCAGTGCCGCGCAGAACCGGTCAGCGACTGTCCACCGGGCGCCTGCAGCAGGCAGATCACCGTGCTCGGGTAGGGGTTGTTCGACGTGCGGTCCTGCTCGGAGTCGATGAGGTAGCTGATCGTGTACTGGCCGCCGCCGGTGTAGGCCGCCAGACCGGCGTTGCACTGCTCATTGCCGACGTCGGTCAGTGCGGCATTCACCGGAATCGGTGCCCGCAGGAACGCCTCGGCCTGGTGCGGGGCGGCGCAGTCGACGAGGTCGACCATCACCACGGCCGGATCTGTCGGCGGTGGGTCCACCAGGCAGTCCCCGGGCTGCAGGTCGACCCACCGGACCGTGCGTTGCGTCGCAGCGGCGGGTGCGGATTGCCTGGACGCGCTGGACGTTGTGGATGCGCTGGACGTTGTGGACGACGACGGGGTGAGCGTCGCGGTGGTGTACGGACTGCCGCCGCACGCCGCCAGTGTCAGCGCACACCCGGCCACGGCCCACTCGATGCCTCGCATACCGCCGTGTTTACCCGTTCATGCCGTTTGGGTACAGACCATGTCCGGAGGGGGTCGTGTGGTGTCCTGCGGCCGAGCAGGCCCGATCCAGGAGTAACTGACATGACGTGGAAGAGCATCGCCGCCACCGCCGCGATGGCCGTGGCTGCATTCGGCTTTGCGACGGGTGTGGCGCAGGCCGACCCGCACGGGCCGCCCGGGCCGCCGTGGCTGCCCGGTGATCCCGGACCGGGAGCCAATGTCGGCGCGCCGGGCAACCCGCTGCCACCTGGCCAGGGGTACCTGCCCCCGCCCGGACATCGCGGCGATATCGACGGCGTCGTTCCGGTGTGGGCTCCGCCGCCGCCACCGCCACCAGTGTGGGCGCCGTGGCTGCCGGTGGTGTGGAACGCCGACCTGCCGGGCTGGGGCGTGTGGTGGAACGGCGGTTTCCTGCAGCTGTGAGGTTCTGGCCGACGCCGTCCGTGCCATGATGGCCACACGGTTGCGATTTCGGCGCGCTTTCCGTCGCTAGCCGACGAAAAGCGCGCCGAAATCCCACGATTGGCAGTGAGGGGGCTCGTGGACACCTCGGTGGCGGTCGCGGTCGCGGTGGTTTTCGTGTGGCTGGGCATGGTGTTGGCCATCTCGTTCCTGGAGGCGCCGCTGAAATTCCGCGCGCCGGGCGTGACGATCCCGCTGGGGCTAGGCATCGGGCGGCTGGTGTTCCGGGCGCTCAATGCCTGCGAGATCGTCCTCGCCGCGGCACTGGTGGTCGCGCTGGTCGCCGGCACGCCGAGCGGCGGTGTCATCGCCGCGGCGTTGGCCGCCATCGGCGCCCTGCTGGTACAGGTGATCGGTGTGCGCCCGGCGCTGACCCGGCGCTCGGATGCGGTGCTGGCCGACGCCGGCCAGGCCGAAGCCGGCCGCTCGGGGGCCCACCTCGTCTACGTCGGGTTCGAGATCGTCAAGGTGGTGGCTCTGCTGGTCGCCGGCGTACTCCTGCTGAGCGGATAGCTAGTAACGGTAGTCGGCCAAGTCGGTGGCACCGCGGCGCTGGCCGCCGTCGAGCATCAACAGGGCGGGCACCATCTCACAGGTGACCAGACCATGCGTCCCCGTTACCTCATCGATCAGGTCGAAACAGCCGGCGATGACCTGCGGGGTGTCGACGACGATCGTGGTCACCGGCACCTGCCGGCCATACTGGATGATCTTGTCGCCATGCGGCTTGTGATCACCGTGGAAACCCCAGATTCCGCGCAAAACGGTTGCGCCGCTGACAGTTCCGGACTCCCACAGCTTGCGTACCAGGGCACGGTGGATCGGGACGCCGTCGTAGTGGGTGGACTCGGAGGTGTAGATCATCAGTTTCTGCCGCAGTTCGCGGCCATGGGCGTCGGTGGCCGGCAGCGCCGGCGGCCGCGCCAACAGCTGGCCGTCGCGTTTGCACACCTGGATCCGCTCGACGGTGATCAGCGGTTCGTAGAGCACCGACTCCAGGCCGGGCAGCACCTGTTGCACCTGTGCACGGGTGCCGACCGCGATGATCATCACCGGTACGTCGACGTTGCGGCTGAAGAAGTGCGCCCGGCGGCGCCGACCGTGAGCGGTCCCGTCGACGCCCAAGAAGACCGTGGCCCCGGCGAAGCCGTGCTGGTGCAGCAGATCGCAGACCGCGTAGAAGCCGGGCAGACCGTTCACCCGTCGGCGGCGGCCGATGTAGATCGTGAGCTTGACGGCATCGCCGTCGGGTAGCGGCAGCTGGGCCAGGTCGCTGCCGACGAGCTGCGCCCGTTCGAGGGTGATCAGGCCGCGCGGGGTCATCTCGACGACATCGGAGATCAGCGCGCCGATGACGTCCTCGGTGTCGACGGCGACGATCTCGACCGGCGGATCCTCCGACAGCGTCAGTGACTCATCGCTGCGGATCACATGGCGCGGCCCGAAACTGGCGATGCCACGCAGGAGCACGCTAGCGGCCACCTGGTGTTCGGCGTACATGTCGAGCATCGCCTCGGCCAGGAACTGTGAGCCCATTCGCGTGCGCTCACCGAAGTACGTGGTCAGCTTGAGGTAGGTCATATCAGGCTCGCGATCCACTGTCCGAGCATGACGGCGGGCAGGCCGAGCGCCACACTGACGACGAGGTTGGCCAGCGCCGGTTTGAGCTGGCGTTCCTCGGTAAGTCGCTGGGTTTCCAGCATCCAGGTCGAGAACGTGGTGTAGGCGCCGACGAACGCGGTGCCGGCCAGCAGGGCAGCCTCATGACTCAATGTCAGCCCGGTGATGAACCCCAGCAGCACCGCACCGGAGATGTTGACCGCGAGGGTGCCGAAGGGGAACGACCGCGCGGTGCGGCGGGCCACCGCTTTGTCGACCATGAACCGGGCCACCGCCCCGAACCCGCCGATGACCAGCACACCCGCCCATACCGCGACGTTCACGCGCGAAGCCTGACCCGGCGCACCATCACGGTCGCGGCATACACCGCAAGCAGGCCCGCGGCGATACTGACCACGGTGTAGCCGACGGCCAGGCCGTAGTGCTGATGCTCGATCATCCGGACTGTCTCGACCTGCATGGTGGAGAACGTCGTCAACCCGCCGCACACGCCGGTGCCGAGCAACGGACGTCGGTAGCTCGAGACCGGTAACCGTTCCAGCAGGCGGGTGGTGAAATATCCCAGCAGGAACGCGCCGACGATGTTGACCACGAACGTCGGCCACGGCCACCGGCCCGGATCGGGAACGGCGAGCGTCGCCAGCGCGGCGCGGG is a window from the Mycolicibacterium anyangense genome containing:
- a CDS encoding ribonuclease T2 family protein; the protein is MDFRNRRRRRFVGVVAVLVVLVAAVVAVRYVNRPRPTPSAAPRSTSSLLVVTWGPSLCSLERSNPGCRSGHVGGLGPALILHGLWPQPTSEQYCALPAGPRDLSSLNLPKDLQSDLQSKMSDVGIMAPHEWKAHGSCSGVPPAVYFRVSSSLADQAVAVLDPVFRGTDRVSIEAIRAAVDTGFGAGAGKRVTLVCRDTDRGPVAYEVRLSLPPVADLAAAATLSLGAVITQGPTLSGGCRRGSVPR
- a CDS encoding DUF4185 domain-containing protein, with the protein product MAPRLRIPARPTASVLVLGLCASLCVAPPASAEPCQGASADAQPLPNQAFEIPNPSRIAPFDRPIGHKPAGANDEAPLPKLGQLPLAIIKALIPNSGQVQKQGAVAPVKPGTTTQTPPAAQQAPAPAPAPAPAAQPAPSNAPAGTSLVGWVTGPDSPNRTIQRFAVTGTDLGIMWDNGDPANQQVLMAFGDTNGYCQIPGKQWRYNVLFRTQDRSLANTISVADGVPGNPYSGSPVWRQGISKQVINSINAAPEETGIIPTAGVGFGGKQFMNFMSIKSWDANGAWTTNYSAIAVSSDNGETWGVYPNTVRTPGGGNENFQMGAFLKPGPGDPYLYTFGTPNGRSGSAFIARVQPALIPDLSKYEYWSSDSNSWVAGNPGAATPVIPGPVGEMSAQFNTYLKQYLVLYCNGNNDVVMRTAPAPQGPWGPEQMLVSSMQFPGGIYAPFLHPWSTGRELYYNLSLWSAYNVMLMHTVLP
- a CDS encoding extracellular catalytic domain type 1 short-chain-length polyhydroxyalkanoate depolymerase — its product is MIARTTALVAALFAAAALAVAPSSAAPGDPPGALTFGGLQRTYVLHVPAGLAHPAGLVINLHGAGQTGAVQAGVSNYNAVADQYGFVVAYPDGIDMSWADGRGASLPDRQGVDDVGFLATLIDQLTRDFGIPPGRVFVTGMSAGAFMANRLACDRADLVSAVAPVAGTLSMSIGCNPSRPVSVLAVHGTADPVVPYTGGAMVGRGGPSDVVSAPSMAQRWRALDQCPGDPAADPAGFTATGCAGGTRVEFVSLDGGGHVWPTGPAFNASAATGQFFSTVA
- a CDS encoding DUF190 domain-containing protein, with amino-acid sequence MTYLKLTTYFGERTRMGSQFLAEAMLDMYAEHQVAASVLLRGIASFGPRHVIRSDESLTLSEDPPVEIVAVDTEDVIGALISDVVEMTPRGLITLERAQLVGSDLAQLPLPDGDAVKLTIYIGRRRRVNGLPGFYAVCDLLHQHGFAGATVFLGVDGTAHGRRRRAHFFSRNVDVPVMIIAVGTRAQVQQVLPGLESVLYEPLITVERIQVCKRDGQLLARPPALPATDAHGRELRQKLMIYTSESTHYDGVPIHRALVRKLWESGTVSGATVLRGIWGFHGDHKPHGDKIIQYGRQVPVTTIVVDTPQVIAGCFDLIDEVTGTHGLVTCEMVPALLMLDGGQRRGATDLADYRY
- the crcB gene encoding fluoride efflux transporter CrcB, producing the protein MVDKAVARRTARSFPFGTLAVNISGAVLLGFITGLTLSHEAALLAGTAFVGAYTTFSTWMLETQRLTEERQLKPALANLVVSVALGLPAVMLGQWIASLI
- the crcB gene encoding fluoride efflux transporter CrcB, with protein sequence MFGHDNRELAAIFVGGAIGTAARAALATLAVPDPGRWPWPTFVVNIVGAFLLGYFTTRLLERLPVSSYRRPLLGTGVCGGLTTFSTMQVETVRMIEHQHYGLAVGYTVVSIAAGLLAVYAATVMVRRVRLRA